One stretch of Aquimarina sp. Aq107 DNA includes these proteins:
- a CDS encoding CIA30 family protein encodes MINHITSYIFTLLMTYPLVIFDFNKNSNLSNWTIVNDVVMGGVSNSSLEINPDGNAVFSGTVSLENNGGFSLVRYRFETLKVRGYTKAIIKLKGDPTTYQFRAKTNYNDRYSYIAIFKTTGEWQTIEISLSEMYPAFRGRKLDLPNYQAEQMQEIAFLIGNKKEEKFELIIDTIELK; translated from the coding sequence ATGATCAATCATATAACATCATATATATTTACTCTTTTAATGACATATCCCTTAGTTATTTTTGATTTTAATAAAAATAGCAATTTATCAAATTGGACCATAGTGAATGATGTCGTTATGGGCGGTGTATCTAATAGTAGTCTAGAAATTAATCCTGATGGAAATGCTGTTTTTTCTGGCACTGTTTCTTTAGAAAACAATGGTGGATTCTCATTAGTTCGATATCGTTTTGAAACTTTAAAAGTAAGAGGGTATACTAAGGCTATAATAAAACTAAAAGGAGATCCAACTACCTATCAATTTAGAGCTAAAACTAATTATAATGATCGATATTCTTATATAGCAATTTTTAAGACTACTGGAGAATGGCAAACTATTGAAATCTCATTATCCGAAATGTATCCGGCATTTAGAGGAAGAAAATTAGATCTTCCTAATTATCAAGCTGAACAAATGCAAGAAATTGCATTTCTGATTGGAAACAAAAAAGAAGAAAAATTCGAACTAATAATTGATACAATAGAATTAAAATAA
- a CDS encoding ABC-F family ATP-binding cassette domain-containing protein — protein sequence MISVDGIAVEFSGETLFSNVSFVINENDKIALMGKNGAGKSTMMKIIAGVQKATRGNVRCPKEAVIAYLPQHLLTDDDCTVFEEASKAFGQIHDMQHEMDRLNKELETRTDYDSDEYMGIIQKVTDLGEKFYAIEEVNYDAEVEKALQGLGFRREDFTRPTSEFSGGWRMRIELAKILLQKPDLILLDEPTNHVDIESVIWLEDFLLNKAKAVIVISHDKAFIDNITNRTIEVTMGRIYDYKANYTHYLQLREERRSHQLKAYQEQQKFIADTKQFIERFKGTYSKTNQVNSRERMLEKLDIIEIDEIDTSSLKLRFPPSARSGDYPVIAKELSKKYDDHVVFKDASMSIARGEKVSFVGRNGEGKSTMIKAIMGEIDFEGQCDLGHNAKVGYFAQNQASLLDPNLTVFQTVDEVAKGDVRTQIKNILGQFMFSGDHIDKKVSVLSGGERTRLAMVKLLLEPVNVLILDEPTNHLDIRSKDVLKEALLNFDGTLILVSHDRDFLRGLSNKVFEFKNKRVIEHFETIDAFLERNRMESLKEIDLKA from the coding sequence ATGATTTCTGTTGATGGAATTGCTGTAGAGTTTAGTGGTGAGACATTATTTAGTAATGTTTCTTTTGTGATAAATGAAAATGATAAGATTGCCTTAATGGGTAAAAATGGAGCGGGTAAATCTACTATGATGAAGATTATTGCAGGTGTACAAAAAGCTACCAGAGGAAATGTACGTTGTCCCAAAGAAGCTGTGATAGCCTATTTACCGCAGCATTTGTTAACGGATGATGATTGTACAGTTTTTGAAGAGGCGTCAAAAGCTTTTGGTCAAATTCATGATATGCAACATGAAATGGATCGATTGAACAAAGAATTAGAAACTCGTACAGATTATGATTCGGATGAATATATGGGAATCATCCAAAAGGTTACAGATCTTGGAGAAAAATTTTATGCAATAGAAGAGGTAAATTATGATGCGGAAGTAGAAAAGGCATTACAGGGATTAGGTTTTAGGAGAGAAGATTTTACAAGACCAACTAGTGAATTTAGCGGGGGATGGAGAATGCGAATTGAGCTTGCTAAAATATTATTGCAAAAACCAGATCTTATATTATTAGATGAGCCTACGAATCATGTGGATATAGAATCTGTGATATGGTTAGAAGATTTCTTACTTAATAAGGCGAAGGCAGTTATTGTGATTTCTCATGATAAGGCATTTATAGATAATATAACCAATAGAACAATAGAGGTTACTATGGGAAGAATCTATGATTATAAGGCTAATTATACGCATTATCTTCAGTTAAGAGAAGAAAGACGTTCTCACCAATTAAAGGCATATCAAGAACAACAAAAATTTATAGCCGATACAAAACAATTTATAGAAAGGTTTAAAGGAACATATTCTAAAACAAATCAGGTAAATTCTAGAGAACGTATGTTAGAGAAACTTGATATTATAGAAATAGATGAAATAGATACTTCTTCATTGAAACTAAGATTTCCGCCTTCAGCACGCTCTGGGGACTATCCTGTTATAGCTAAAGAATTATCCAAGAAATATGATGATCATGTTGTTTTTAAAGATGCTAGTATGTCTATTGCAAGAGGAGAAAAAGTTTCTTTTGTAGGTAGAAATGGCGAAGGAAAGTCTACTATGATAAAAGCAATTATGGGAGAAATTGATTTTGAAGGTCAGTGTGATCTTGGACATAATGCTAAAGTGGGATATTTTGCTCAGAACCAAGCATCATTATTGGATCCAAATCTTACCGTTTTTCAGACTGTAGATGAAGTTGCTAAAGGAGATGTAAGGACACAAATTAAGAATATATTAGGTCAGTTTATGTTTAGCGGCGATCATATTGATAAAAAGGTGAGTGTACTCTCTGGAGGAGAAAGAACTAGATTGGCAATGGTTAAATTACTTTTAGAACCTGTAAATGTTCTTATTTTAGATGAGCCAACTAATCATTTAGATATACGATCCAAAGATGTTCTTAAGGAAGCACTGTTAAATTTTGATGGGACATTGATATTGGTATCGCATGATCGAGATTTTTTAAGAGGATTATCTAATAAGGTGTTTGAATTTAAAAATAAAAGAGTAATTGAACATTTCGAGACTATTGATGCTTTCTTGGAAAGAAATAGAATGGAGAGTTTAAAAGAAATAGATTTAAAAGCATAA
- a CDS encoding arginase family protein has product MKIYFPQWQGSGTGKNIEDGAKTILDYLNDPEFVHIPLSKIAAGKNGERKHHINNYDAITDQLTYLKTRIDQTQPKTIKTIGGDCGLEIVPVSYLNQKYPNLGVIWFDAHADINKPCDSPSCNFHGMPLRTLLGEGSYHMNPLLFSTIKASQIHYVGLRDIDDTEQSRIDEGEIYAPKNINITNLVETLRSKNITNLYLHFDFDCLEPNDYNKTYYRVADGITILESETCIRALQENFTIVGSSVLESITTDISELRPIEKIINLLMNT; this is encoded by the coding sequence ATGAAAATTTATTTTCCTCAATGGCAAGGATCTGGAACAGGTAAAAACATAGAGGATGGTGCTAAAACCATCTTGGACTATCTTAATGATCCGGAATTTGTTCATATCCCATTATCAAAAATAGCAGCTGGAAAAAATGGAGAAAGAAAACATCATATTAATAATTATGATGCAATCACGGATCAATTGACTTATTTAAAAACACGAATTGATCAAACACAACCTAAAACAATCAAAACTATTGGTGGGGATTGTGGGTTAGAAATTGTTCCCGTCTCTTATCTTAATCAAAAATATCCTAATCTGGGTGTTATCTGGTTTGATGCGCATGCTGATATAAATAAACCTTGTGACTCCCCTAGCTGTAATTTTCACGGTATGCCGTTAAGAACATTGTTAGGAGAAGGATCCTATCACATGAATCCTCTTTTATTCTCTACAATTAAAGCTTCGCAAATACATTATGTTGGCTTAAGAGATATTGATGATACTGAACAAAGTAGAATTGATGAAGGAGAAATTTATGCTCCAAAAAATATAAATATTACAAATTTGGTCGAAACTCTGCGATCAAAAAATATTACAAATCTATATCTACACTTTGATTTTGATTGTCTAGAACCAAATGATTATAACAAAACATATTATCGGGTAGCTGATGGTATTACCATTTTAGAATCTGAAACTTGTATAAGAGCATTACAAGAAAACTTCACTATCGTTGGTAGTAGTGTTCTAGAATCAATTACTACAGATATTTCTGAATTACGTCCTATTGAAAAAATTATTAATTTATTAATGAATACCTAA
- a CDS encoding M1 family metallopeptidase → MNKFFCTVCIVCGLSPIFAQTSLFDEHQKFTRQDSLRGSITPERAWWDLTYYHLDISVDPDKKLIKGKNTIHYKVLENHNVLQVDLQPPLVIEKVIQDGKELKVTSEENAHFVTLTKKQKKGSVNSIEVYYSGNPREAVRAPWDGGISWKKDGNGKHFVASSCQGLGASVWWPNKDHMYDEVDSMLVSVTVPKGLMNVGNGRLRKVEERTPSTKTFHWFVQNPINNYGVNINIGDYVHFGEQYDGEKGNLDMDYYVLRDNLEAAKKQFKDAPKMMKSFEHWFGPYPFYEDSFKLVEAPYLGMEHQSSVTYGNKYVNGYLGNDLSGTGWGLKFDFIIIHESGHEWFANNITYKDIADMWIHESFTAYSENLFLDYHYGKEASSEYVIGTRQGIRNDKPIIGQYHVNNEGSSDMYYKGANMLHTLRQLIEDDEKWRTILRGLNKDFYHQTVTTKQIEDYLSKKTNIDLTAFFNQYLRDTRIPTLEYSFDNNGLKYRYIDVVKDFDMPVRLKINGKDQWVQPNTKWQTLKVKTNEIVIDPNFYINTKSI, encoded by the coding sequence ATGAATAAGTTTTTCTGTACGGTCTGTATTGTTTGCGGACTATCACCAATATTTGCACAAACCTCACTTTTTGATGAGCATCAAAAATTCACAAGACAAGATTCTTTAAGAGGTTCTATTACTCCAGAACGTGCTTGGTGGGACCTTACCTATTATCATTTGGACATATCAGTGGATCCTGATAAAAAATTAATAAAAGGAAAAAACACAATTCATTATAAAGTATTAGAAAATCACAATGTACTGCAAGTAGATCTTCAACCACCGTTAGTTATAGAAAAGGTAATACAGGATGGGAAAGAACTAAAGGTAACCTCTGAAGAGAATGCTCATTTCGTTACGCTTACCAAAAAACAAAAAAAAGGAAGTGTCAATTCAATAGAAGTATACTATAGCGGTAATCCAAGAGAAGCTGTTCGAGCACCTTGGGATGGAGGAATTTCATGGAAAAAAGATGGTAACGGAAAACACTTTGTGGCTTCCTCTTGTCAAGGATTAGGAGCAAGTGTCTGGTGGCCTAATAAAGATCACATGTATGATGAAGTTGATAGTATGTTAGTGAGTGTTACCGTTCCAAAAGGTTTAATGAATGTGGGTAATGGAAGGCTTCGTAAAGTAGAAGAACGTACGCCTAGTACTAAAACATTTCATTGGTTTGTGCAGAATCCAATCAATAATTATGGTGTAAATATCAATATTGGTGATTACGTGCATTTTGGAGAACAATATGACGGAGAAAAAGGCAATCTTGATATGGATTACTATGTATTAAGGGACAATCTTGAAGCTGCAAAAAAACAATTTAAAGATGCTCCAAAAATGATGAAATCTTTTGAGCATTGGTTTGGACCATACCCTTTTTATGAAGATAGTTTTAAATTAGTAGAAGCTCCATATTTAGGCATGGAACATCAGAGTTCTGTAACCTACGGAAATAAGTACGTAAATGGCTATTTAGGTAATGATTTATCTGGTACTGGTTGGGGATTAAAATTTGATTTCATTATTATCCACGAATCCGGTCATGAATGGTTTGCTAATAATATTACCTATAAAGATATTGCTGACATGTGGATTCATGAAAGTTTTACTGCGTATTCAGAAAACCTATTTTTGGATTATCACTATGGAAAAGAAGCTTCTTCTGAATATGTAATAGGAACACGTCAAGGAATTAGAAATGACAAACCAATTATTGGACAATATCACGTAAATAACGAAGGATCTAGTGATATGTATTATAAAGGAGCTAATATGTTGCACACCTTACGTCAACTAATAGAAGATGATGAAAAATGGAGAACTATTTTAAGAGGATTAAATAAAGATTTTTATCATCAAACCGTTACTACAAAACAAATTGAAGATTATTTAAGTAAAAAAACCAACATTGACCTAACAGCTTTTTTTAATCAATATTTAAGAGATACAAGAATACCTACTTTAGAGTATAGTTTTGATAATAACGGATTAAAATACCGATATATTGATGTTGTCAAAGATTTTGATATGCCCGTGCGTTTAAAAATAAACGGAAAAGATCAATGGGTACAGCCAAATACAAAGTGGCAAACACTAAAAGTAAAAACGAATGAAATCGTAATCGATCCTAATTTTTATATAAATACCAAGTCTATATAA
- a CDS encoding YdeI family protein — MITKPELYFKNDKEWRGWLHENHTSSEGIYLIFYKVESKQPSMRWEEAVKVALCYGWIDSTVKKIDNEKRRQYFCPRKPKSVWSKVNKTYIIELIKNNLMQDSGLKSISIAKENGSWTALDNVENGIIPEDLQKAFNTNKIAYTNYSNFAQSYRKSYLYWLNQAKRQETRDRRILEIIKLCKANIKTRDGGR; from the coding sequence ATGATTACAAAACCAGAACTATACTTTAAAAATGACAAAGAATGGCGCGGATGGCTTCATGAAAATCATACAAGTTCTGAAGGAATATATTTGATTTTTTATAAAGTAGAAAGCAAACAACCTAGTATGCGTTGGGAAGAAGCTGTAAAAGTAGCTCTTTGCTATGGATGGATTGATTCTACAGTAAAAAAAATTGATAATGAAAAAAGAAGGCAGTATTTCTGCCCTAGAAAACCTAAAAGTGTTTGGAGTAAAGTGAATAAAACATATATCATTGAATTGATCAAAAACAATTTAATGCAGGATAGTGGTCTAAAATCTATAAGTATTGCAAAAGAAAATGGATCTTGGACAGCGTTAGATAATGTAGAAAATGGAATTATCCCAGAGGATTTACAAAAAGCATTTAATACAAATAAAATAGCATACACCAACTATTCAAACTTCGCCCAAAGTTATCGAAAAAGTTACCTGTACTGGCTTAATCAAGCCAAACGTCAAGAAACTAGGGATAGAAGAATTTTAGAAATTATCAAACTTTGCAAAGCTAATATCAAAACAAGAGATGGTGGCAGATAA
- a CDS encoding glycoside hydrolase family 26 protein, whose translation MNKGFGILFLNILFFFSCSTDDQILYDPNAERNPPVIAHNGIFADSDICQEAKDLYTRLISSTQKGIAFGRQEAFGTGNNFPMPDKLDNDFFEVANDHPAIVGFDLELISLQNTLVIDNFIEKFTNAVVEAHENGSIITMSWHAVNPSHIQGFDRRDTVVPDMLEGGEFRDLFLESLGKVATLFKNLKDSEGKPIPILFRPWHEMNGDFFYWGEGFRTTQEYIQLFRDTVTILSEDLDVHNLIYIYSPNWVSDASEYMRNYPGDAYVDMFGVDVYDFMNGRFLQNALNNLQIVESIATDKNRLFALTETGLTNVTQNTWWTESLYKAIRSSSISYAMVWRNDTPSFFHVPFLTHPSVNNFRDFVEKESILLSSETQ comes from the coding sequence ATGAATAAAGGCTTTGGGATACTTTTTTTGAACATTCTATTTTTTTTTAGCTGTTCTACTGATGACCAAATTCTATATGACCCAAATGCCGAAAGAAATCCTCCAGTAATTGCGCACAATGGTATTTTCGCTGACTCTGATATATGTCAAGAAGCAAAGGATTTATATACTAGATTAATTTCTTCTACACAAAAAGGAATTGCTTTTGGAAGACAAGAAGCTTTCGGGACAGGCAATAACTTTCCCATGCCTGATAAACTTGATAATGATTTTTTTGAAGTTGCTAATGATCATCCAGCGATTGTTGGTTTTGACTTAGAACTTATATCGCTTCAAAACACCTTAGTGATTGACAATTTTATAGAAAAATTTACTAATGCGGTAGTAGAGGCACATGAAAATGGAAGTATTATAACAATGAGTTGGCACGCAGTAAATCCAAGTCATATCCAAGGTTTTGATCGAAGAGATACTGTAGTTCCGGACATGCTAGAAGGTGGAGAATTTAGAGACCTTTTTTTAGAGTCTTTAGGAAAAGTAGCTACTCTTTTTAAAAATTTAAAAGATTCAGAAGGAAAACCAATACCCATCTTATTTAGGCCTTGGCATGAAATGAATGGTGATTTCTTTTATTGGGGCGAAGGCTTTAGAACTACCCAAGAGTATATTCAACTATTTAGAGATACAGTTACCATTCTGTCAGAAGATTTAGATGTTCATAATTTGATTTATATATACTCTCCCAATTGGGTCTCAGATGCTTCAGAATATATGAGAAATTATCCTGGTGATGCCTATGTAGATATGTTTGGTGTTGACGTATATGACTTTATGAATGGGAGATTTTTACAAAATGCACTAAATAATTTACAAATAGTAGAAAGTATTGCAACCGACAAAAATCGTCTTTTTGCACTTACGGAAACCGGATTGACTAATGTAACTCAAAATACTTGGTGGACAGAAAGTCTTTATAAAGCAATTCGCAGTAGTAGTATTTCGTATGCTATGGTATGGCGTAATGATACGCCTTCCTTTTTTCACGTTCCTTTTTTAACGCACCCCTCAGTTAATAATTTTAGAGATTTTGTAGAAAAAGAGTCCATCTTATTAAGTAGTGAAACGCAATAA
- a CDS encoding Lacal_2735 family protein has product MFTLFKKKSEKEQLQKKYRLLMEESYKLSHTNRKASDNKQAEAEEILKRIEQLSE; this is encoded by the coding sequence ATGTTTACATTATTTAAGAAAAAATCAGAGAAAGAACAACTTCAAAAAAAGTATCGCTTGTTAATGGAAGAATCCTATAAGCTCTCACATACAAACCGTAAAGCAAGTGATAATAAACAGGCTGAAGCCGAGGAAATTTTAAAACGAATAGAACAACTTTCTGAATAA
- a CDS encoding M28 family peptidase yields the protein MKTFFTTSLFLFSIIVTAQTDQRIYDIIDAVSSERIETDIKKLAGFGTRHTLSDTVSDTRGIGAARRWIKSEFDDISKSCNNCLEVFYQKNLVKKGANQRIVKDVMVVNVVAIQRGTKYPNRFIMMSGDIDSRITDPTNFTDDAPGANDNATGMAGAIEAARVLSKYKFENSIIYVGLSGEEQGLFGGKGLANYAKTKNWEIIGVMNNDMIGNIKGVDGVIDNRTFRIFSEPTNLTDDPKTVERRRFYGGEVDGISRQLARYIHKTTKTYMPEMNPMMVYRLDRFGRGGHHRPFNDAGFAGIRIMEAHENYTQQHQDIREEGGIKYGDVVEHVNFEYAAKLTAVNAINMASIAWAPPAPTEVKIGGIVEPSVKFKWKKSNTPNIKGYKIYWRDTTSPTWDHSRFVGNVDSFTLNGIVIDNYFFGISTVGKNGHESPVVFPSGIFRK from the coding sequence ATGAAGACATTTTTTACTACATCACTCTTTTTATTTTCCATTATTGTAACCGCACAAACCGATCAACGAATATATGATATTATAGATGCTGTTTCTTCGGAAAGAATCGAAACAGACATAAAAAAATTAGCTGGATTTGGTACAAGACATACCTTAAGCGATACGGTATCCGATACAAGAGGAATTGGTGCTGCTAGAAGATGGATCAAATCAGAGTTTGATGATATCTCTAAAAGTTGTAACAATTGCTTAGAGGTATTTTATCAAAAAAATTTGGTGAAAAAAGGAGCTAACCAACGTATTGTTAAAGATGTGATGGTAGTAAATGTTGTTGCCATACAGCGAGGCACAAAATATCCAAATCGATTTATTATGATGAGTGGGGATATAGACTCGCGGATCACTGATCCCACCAATTTTACTGACGATGCTCCTGGTGCTAATGATAATGCAACCGGAATGGCAGGAGCTATAGAAGCGGCCAGAGTTTTATCAAAATATAAATTTGAAAATAGTATTATCTATGTTGGATTGTCTGGCGAAGAGCAAGGACTTTTTGGAGGAAAAGGATTAGCAAACTATGCTAAAACAAAAAATTGGGAAATCATTGGAGTAATGAACAATGATATGATCGGAAATATCAAAGGAGTAGATGGTGTTATCGACAATAGAACATTTAGGATCTTCTCAGAGCCTACAAATCTCACTGATGATCCAAAAACAGTAGAAAGAAGACGTTTTTATGGAGGTGAAGTAGATGGGATATCCCGCCAATTAGCTCGATATATTCATAAAACTACTAAAACATATATGCCAGAGATGAATCCTATGATGGTATATCGCTTAGATCGTTTTGGAAGAGGTGGCCATCATCGTCCATTTAATGATGCAGGGTTTGCTGGAATCCGTATTATGGAAGCGCACGAAAATTATACGCAACAACATCAAGACATTAGAGAAGAAGGTGGTATTAAATATGGAGATGTAGTTGAACACGTCAATTTTGAATATGCCGCAAAACTAACAGCCGTAAATGCAATCAATATGGCGAGTATTGCTTGGGCACCTCCTGCTCCTACTGAAGTTAAAATTGGAGGAATTGTAGAACCATCGGTTAAATTTAAATGGAAGAAATCAAATACTCCTAATATCAAAGGATATAAGATTTACTGGAGAGATACTACTTCTCCAACTTGGGATCATAGTCGATTTGTTGGTAATGTGGACAGCTTTACTCTAAATGGTATTGTTATTGACAATTACTTTTTTGGCATATCTACAGTAGGAAAAAATGGTCATGAGAGTCCAGTAGTGTTTCCTTCTGGAATATTTAGAAAATAA
- a CDS encoding alpha/beta hydrolase — MKALNIIVLFALLCIISCKQKSFKEKTVVSNDIASLFPSEIKGKVVIHENFKSKHVIPRNVEVFLPDGYDPNSKKKYNVLYMHDGQNVFNSKTSYTGIDWGVDEAVDSLIKISKIKNTIVVAPWNTVKKRFSEYMPKAPAEATSSAEVKAALKQNTGFDDLYSDQYLKFLVEELKPFIDKTYNVYTKMENTSIMGSSMGGLISLYAICKYPEVFGAAGCVSTHWPVPVLGEAYIKTLPSTLPDPKTHKIYFDFGTETLDAQYEPYQKQVDQMMIDKGYTKGKNWVTKKFEGAAHDEKSWNNRIHIPLEFLLQ; from the coding sequence ATGAAAGCCTTAAACATTATAGTTCTTTTTGCACTTCTTTGTATAATTTCTTGCAAACAAAAATCTTTCAAAGAGAAAACAGTCGTATCCAATGATATCGCTTCATTATTCCCTTCAGAAATAAAAGGAAAAGTTGTAATACATGAAAATTTTAAATCAAAACACGTAATCCCAAGAAATGTAGAAGTATTTCTTCCGGATGGATATGATCCTAATTCAAAAAAGAAATACAATGTATTATATATGCATGATGGACAAAATGTTTTTAACTCGAAAACATCATACACAGGCATTGATTGGGGTGTGGATGAAGCTGTTGATAGTTTGATCAAGATTTCAAAGATTAAAAATACGATCGTGGTCGCTCCTTGGAATACTGTAAAAAAACGTTTTTCTGAATATATGCCTAAAGCTCCTGCTGAAGCAACCAGTAGTGCAGAAGTGAAAGCTGCTTTAAAACAAAATACAGGTTTTGATGATTTATATTCTGATCAATATCTGAAATTTCTAGTAGAAGAATTAAAGCCTTTTATCGACAAAACATATAATGTATATACTAAGATGGAAAACACTAGTATAATGGGATCATCTATGGGAGGATTAATTTCATTGTATGCGATATGTAAATATCCCGAAGTCTTTGGCGCAGCAGGATGTGTATCAACGCATTGGCCGGTTCCTGTTTTAGGAGAAGCATATATAAAAACCCTACCTTCTACCCTTCCAGATCCTAAAACTCATAAAATATATTTTGATTTTGGAACAGAAACGTTAGATGCCCAGTATGAACCCTATCAAAAACAGGTAGATCAAATGATGATAGATAAGGGGTATACCAAAGGTAAAAATTGGGTTACTAAAAAATTTGAAGGTGCAGCGCATGATGAAAAGAGTTGGAATAACAGAATACATATTCCACTAGAATTTTTATTACAATAA
- a CDS encoding ankyrin repeat domain-containing protein, whose product MSGGNWKDMLLASQTGDLELVKYYVKTGIDINYQHPEAMTTPLIESLRFGHLDIAEFLLENNADVFAKEGFSGDTALSVATEKQNQKAINLLQSYLKS is encoded by the coding sequence ATGTCAGGAGGTAATTGGAAAGATATGCTATTAGCATCGCAAACTGGTGATCTAGAATTGGTAAAGTACTACGTCAAAACAGGTATTGATATTAATTACCAACATCCTGAAGCTATGACAACACCACTTATTGAAAGTCTTAGGTTTGGACATCTTGATATTGCTGAGTTTTTATTAGAAAATAACGCAGATGTATTTGCTAAGGAAGGATTTAGCGGAGATACTGCACTGTCAGTGGCAACCGAAAAGCAAAATCAAAAAGCTATAAACTTGTTACAGTCTTATCTAAAATCATAA
- a CDS encoding sulfite exporter TauE/SafE family protein: MTAYIISFIAAIILGMSKSGLKGMGVLIVTLMVLVHGAKASTGIVLPLLIFADILAVIYYNRHAQWKYLIKFLPWMIAGVLVAVFVGKDLSEDVFKKGMAIIIIISVIIMFLWERYEKKNIPTAIWFAGSTGFLAGFTTMIGNLAGAFANIFFLAMRIPKNEFIGTAAWLFFIINLIKLPFHIFSWKTVTYQSIITDLYLIPGVILGFIIGLKVVKLFKDHQYRKFILIMTAIGGIVILFR, from the coding sequence ATGACTGCATATATTATATCATTTATAGCTGCCATTATACTCGGAATGTCTAAATCTGGATTAAAAGGAATGGGAGTTCTCATTGTTACCTTAATGGTATTAGTCCATGGTGCTAAAGCCTCTACAGGTATTGTATTACCCCTCTTAATTTTTGCGGATATACTTGCTGTTATATATTACAACAGACACGCTCAATGGAAATACCTCATCAAATTTCTTCCTTGGATGATCGCAGGAGTATTGGTTGCCGTTTTTGTTGGAAAAGATCTTAGCGAAGATGTTTTTAAAAAGGGAATGGCAATCATCATAATTATAAGTGTAATTATTATGTTTCTTTGGGAACGTTACGAAAAGAAAAATATCCCAACTGCTATTTGGTTTGCTGGATCAACTGGTTTCTTAGCTGGATTTACTACAATGATTGGAAATTTGGCAGGTGCGTTTGCTAACATATTTTTTCTTGCCATGCGTATCCCAAAAAATGAATTTATCGGAACTGCTGCTTGGTTATTCTTTATAATCAATTTAATTAAGTTACCTTTTCATATTTTTAGTTGGAAAACAGTTACCTACCAATCAATAATTACGGATTTATATTTAATCCCAGGGGTCATACTAGGATTTATAATAGGGCTAAAAGTGGTCAAACTTTTTAAAGATCATCAGTATCGAAAGTTTATTTTAATCATGACAGCTATTGGAGGAATCGTAATTTTATTCAGATAA